Proteins encoded by one window of Pseudorca crassidens isolate mPseCra1 chromosome 3, mPseCra1.hap1, whole genome shotgun sequence:
- the TMEM161B gene encoding transmembrane protein 161B isoform X5, whose protein sequence is MAVLIVTENYLEFGLETGFTNFSDSAMQFLEKQGLESQGPVSKLTFKFFLAIFCSLIGAFLTFPGLRLAQMHLDALNLATEKITQTLLHINFLAPLFMVLLWVKPITKDYIMNPPLGKESVPLMTEATFDTLRLWLIILLCALRLAMMRSHLQAYLNLAQKCVDQMKKEAGRISTVELQKMVARVFYYLCVIALQYVAPLVMLLHTTLLLKTLGNHSWGIYPESISTLPVDNSPPSNSVYSELPSADGKMKVTVTQITVALSSLKNIFTPLLFRGLLSFLTWWIAACLFSTSLFGLFYHQYLTVA, encoded by the exons ATGGCAGTCTTGATTGTAACAGAAAACTATCTGGAATTTGGACTCGAAACAG GGTTTACAAATTTTTCAGACAGTGCGATGCAGTTTCTCGAAAAGCAAGGTTTAGAATCTca gggTCCTGTTTCAAAACTTACTTTCAAATTTTTCCTGGCTATTTTCTGTTCGCTCATTGGGGCTTTTTTGACATTTCCTGGATTACGGCTGGCTCAAATGCATCTGGATGCCCTGAATTTGGCAACAGAAAAAATTACACA AACATTACTTCATATCAACTTCTTGGCACCTTTATTTATGGTTCTGCTCTGGGTAAAACCAATCACCAAAGACTACATTATGAACCCACCATTGGGTAAAGAAAGTGTCCCTTT AATGACAGAAGCTACATTCGATACTCTGCGACTCTGGTTAATAATCCTGCTGTGTGCTTTGCGGTTGGCCATGATGCGTAGTCACCTGCAAGCTTACTTAAACTTAGCCCAGAAATGTGTGGATCAGATGAAGAAAGAAGCAGGGCGAATAAGCACGGTTGAGCTTCagaaaatg GTCGCTCGAGTCTTTTATTACCTTTGTGTCATTGCACTGCAGTATGTGGCTCCTCTGGTCATGCTGCTTCACACAACCCTGCTTTTGAAAACTCTAG GTAATCATTCCTGGGGGATTTATCCAGAATCTATCTCTACCTTGCCAGTGGATAATAGTCCACCCTCCAATTCTGTTTACTCTGAATTACCATCTGCTGATGGGAAGATGAAGGTAACTGTTACACAAATAACAGTGGCACTGAGCagcttaaaaaacattttcactcCTCTGCTTTTTCGAGGACTTCTGTCTTTTCTGACCTGGTGGATTGCTGCTTGTCTCTTTTCTACAAGCCTTTTTGGGCTTTTCTATCACCAGTATCTCACTGTGGCGTGA
- the TMEM161B gene encoding transmembrane protein 161B isoform X3: protein MGVIGIQLVVTMVMASVMQKIIPHYSLARWLLCNGSKVLFSLTTHYFKVEDGGERSVCVTFGFFFFVKAMAVLIVTENYLEFGLETGFTNFSDSAMQFLEKQGLESQGPVSKLTFKFFLAIFCSLIGAFLTFPGLRLAQMHLDALNLATEKITQTLLHINFLAPLFMVLLWVKPITKDYIMNPPLGKESVPLMTEATFDTLRLWLIILLCALRLAMMRSHLQAYLNLAQKCVDQMKKEAGRISTVELQKMVARVFYYLCVIALQYVAPLVMLLHTTLLLKTLGNHSWGIYPESISTLPVDNSPPSNSVYSELPSADGKMKVTVTQITVALSSLKNIFTPLLFRGLLSFLTWWIAACLFSTSLFGLFYHQYLTVA, encoded by the exons CAAAGTTCTATTTTCATTAACTACACACTATTTTAAAGTAGAAGATGGTGGTGAAAGATCAGTCTGTGTtacctttggattttttttctttgtgaaagcAATGGCAGTCTTGATTGTAACAGAAAACTATCTGGAATTTGGACTCGAAACAG GGTTTACAAATTTTTCAGACAGTGCGATGCAGTTTCTCGAAAAGCAAGGTTTAGAATCTca gggTCCTGTTTCAAAACTTACTTTCAAATTTTTCCTGGCTATTTTCTGTTCGCTCATTGGGGCTTTTTTGACATTTCCTGGATTACGGCTGGCTCAAATGCATCTGGATGCCCTGAATTTGGCAACAGAAAAAATTACACA AACATTACTTCATATCAACTTCTTGGCACCTTTATTTATGGTTCTGCTCTGGGTAAAACCAATCACCAAAGACTACATTATGAACCCACCATTGGGTAAAGAAAGTGTCCCTTT AATGACAGAAGCTACATTCGATACTCTGCGACTCTGGTTAATAATCCTGCTGTGTGCTTTGCGGTTGGCCATGATGCGTAGTCACCTGCAAGCTTACTTAAACTTAGCCCAGAAATGTGTGGATCAGATGAAGAAAGAAGCAGGGCGAATAAGCACGGTTGAGCTTCagaaaatg GTCGCTCGAGTCTTTTATTACCTTTGTGTCATTGCACTGCAGTATGTGGCTCCTCTGGTCATGCTGCTTCACACAACCCTGCTTTTGAAAACTCTAG GTAATCATTCCTGGGGGATTTATCCAGAATCTATCTCTACCTTGCCAGTGGATAATAGTCCACCCTCCAATTCTGTTTACTCTGAATTACCATCTGCTGATGGGAAGATGAAGGTAACTGTTACACAAATAACAGTGGCACTGAGCagcttaaaaaacattttcactcCTCTGCTTTTTCGAGGACTTCTGTCTTTTCTGACCTGGTGGATTGCTGCTTGTCTCTTTTCTACAAGCCTTTTTGGGCTTTTCTATCACCAGTATCTCACTGTGGCGTGA
- the TMEM161B gene encoding transmembrane protein 161B isoform X4: MKPTQEMNISLVWCLLVLSFAIKVLFSLTTHYFKVEDGGERSVCVTFGFFFFVKAMAVLIVTENYLEFGLETGFTNFSDSAMQFLEKQGLESQGPVSKLTFKFFLAIFCSLIGAFLTFPGLRLAQMHLDALNLATEKITQTLLHINFLAPLFMVLLWVKPITKDYIMNPPLGKESVPLMTEATFDTLRLWLIILLCALRLAMMRSHLQAYLNLAQKCVDQMKKEAGRISTVELQKMVARVFYYLCVIALQYVAPLVMLLHTTLLLKTLGNHSWGIYPESISTLPVDNSPPSNSVYSELPSADGKMKVTVTQITVALSSLKNIFTPLLFRGLLSFLTWWIAACLFSTSLFGLFYHQYLTVA; encoded by the exons ATGAAGCCCACACAGGAAATGAATATCAGCTTAGTCTGGTGCCTGCTTGTTTTGTCTTTTGCAAT CAAAGTTCTATTTTCATTAACTACACACTATTTTAAAGTAGAAGATGGTGGTGAAAGATCAGTCTGTGTtacctttggattttttttctttgtgaaagcAATGGCAGTCTTGATTGTAACAGAAAACTATCTGGAATTTGGACTCGAAACAG GGTTTACAAATTTTTCAGACAGTGCGATGCAGTTTCTCGAAAAGCAAGGTTTAGAATCTca gggTCCTGTTTCAAAACTTACTTTCAAATTTTTCCTGGCTATTTTCTGTTCGCTCATTGGGGCTTTTTTGACATTTCCTGGATTACGGCTGGCTCAAATGCATCTGGATGCCCTGAATTTGGCAACAGAAAAAATTACACA AACATTACTTCATATCAACTTCTTGGCACCTTTATTTATGGTTCTGCTCTGGGTAAAACCAATCACCAAAGACTACATTATGAACCCACCATTGGGTAAAGAAAGTGTCCCTTT AATGACAGAAGCTACATTCGATACTCTGCGACTCTGGTTAATAATCCTGCTGTGTGCTTTGCGGTTGGCCATGATGCGTAGTCACCTGCAAGCTTACTTAAACTTAGCCCAGAAATGTGTGGATCAGATGAAGAAAGAAGCAGGGCGAATAAGCACGGTTGAGCTTCagaaaatg GTCGCTCGAGTCTTTTATTACCTTTGTGTCATTGCACTGCAGTATGTGGCTCCTCTGGTCATGCTGCTTCACACAACCCTGCTTTTGAAAACTCTAG GTAATCATTCCTGGGGGATTTATCCAGAATCTATCTCTACCTTGCCAGTGGATAATAGTCCACCCTCCAATTCTGTTTACTCTGAATTACCATCTGCTGATGGGAAGATGAAGGTAACTGTTACACAAATAACAGTGGCACTGAGCagcttaaaaaacattttcactcCTCTGCTTTTTCGAGGACTTCTGTCTTTTCTGACCTGGTGGATTGCTGCTTGTCTCTTTTCTACAAGCCTTTTTGGGCTTTTCTATCACCAGTATCTCACTGTGGCGTGA
- the TMEM161B gene encoding transmembrane protein 161B isoform X1 has translation MGVIGIQLVVTMVMASVMQKIIPHYSLARWLLCNGSLRWYQHPTEEELRILAGKQQKGKSRKDRKYNGHIESKPLTIPKDIDLHLETKSVTEVDTLALHYFPEYQWLVDFTVAATVVYLVTEVYYNFMKPTQEMNISLVWCLLVLSFAIKVLFSLTTHYFKVEDGGERSVCVTFGFFFFVKAMAVLIVTENYLEFGLETGFTNFSDSAMQFLEKQGLESQGPVSKLTFKFFLAIFCSLIGAFLTFPGLRLAQMHLDALNLATEKITQTLLHINFLAPLFMVLLWVKPITKDYIMNPPLGKESVPLMTEATFDTLRLWLIILLCALRLAMMRSHLQAYLNLAQKCVDQMKKEAGRISTVELQKMVARVFYYLCVIALQYVAPLVMLLHTTLLLKTLGNHSWGIYPESISTLPVDNSPPSNSVYSELPSADGKMKVTVTQITVALSSLKNIFTPLLFRGLLSFLTWWIAACLFSTSLFGLFYHQYLTVA, from the exons TTTGCGATGGTATCAACATCCTACAGAAGAAGAATTAAGAATTCTTGCAGGAAAGcagcaaaaagggaaaagcagGAAAGATAG GAAATATAATGGTCACATTGAAAGTAAGCCACTAACCATTCCAAAGGATATTGATCTCCATCTAGAAACAAAGTCAGTTACAGAAGTGGATACTTTAG CATTGCATTACTTTCCAGAATATCAGTGGCTGGTGGATTTCACAGTGGCTGCTACAGTTGTGTATCTAGTAACTGAAGTCTACTACAATTTTATGAAGCCCACACAGGAAATGAATATCAGCTTAGTCTGGTGCCTGCTTGTTTTGTCTTTTGCAAT CAAAGTTCTATTTTCATTAACTACACACTATTTTAAAGTAGAAGATGGTGGTGAAAGATCAGTCTGTGTtacctttggattttttttctttgtgaaagcAATGGCAGTCTTGATTGTAACAGAAAACTATCTGGAATTTGGACTCGAAACAG GGTTTACAAATTTTTCAGACAGTGCGATGCAGTTTCTCGAAAAGCAAGGTTTAGAATCTca gggTCCTGTTTCAAAACTTACTTTCAAATTTTTCCTGGCTATTTTCTGTTCGCTCATTGGGGCTTTTTTGACATTTCCTGGATTACGGCTGGCTCAAATGCATCTGGATGCCCTGAATTTGGCAACAGAAAAAATTACACA AACATTACTTCATATCAACTTCTTGGCACCTTTATTTATGGTTCTGCTCTGGGTAAAACCAATCACCAAAGACTACATTATGAACCCACCATTGGGTAAAGAAAGTGTCCCTTT AATGACAGAAGCTACATTCGATACTCTGCGACTCTGGTTAATAATCCTGCTGTGTGCTTTGCGGTTGGCCATGATGCGTAGTCACCTGCAAGCTTACTTAAACTTAGCCCAGAAATGTGTGGATCAGATGAAGAAAGAAGCAGGGCGAATAAGCACGGTTGAGCTTCagaaaatg GTCGCTCGAGTCTTTTATTACCTTTGTGTCATTGCACTGCAGTATGTGGCTCCTCTGGTCATGCTGCTTCACACAACCCTGCTTTTGAAAACTCTAG GTAATCATTCCTGGGGGATTTATCCAGAATCTATCTCTACCTTGCCAGTGGATAATAGTCCACCCTCCAATTCTGTTTACTCTGAATTACCATCTGCTGATGGGAAGATGAAGGTAACTGTTACACAAATAACAGTGGCACTGAGCagcttaaaaaacattttcactcCTCTGCTTTTTCGAGGACTTCTGTCTTTTCTGACCTGGTGGATTGCTGCTTGTCTCTTTTCTACAAGCCTTTTTGGGCTTTTCTATCACCAGTATCTCACTGTGGCGTGA
- the TMEM161B gene encoding transmembrane protein 161B isoform X2, translating into MGVIGIQLVVTMVMASVMQKIIPHYSLARWLLCNGSLRWYQHPTEEELRILAGKQQKGKSRKDRKYNGHIESKPLTIPKDIDLHLETKSVTEVDTLALHYFPEYQWLVDFTVAATVVYLVTEVYYNFMKPTQEMNISLVWCLLVLSFAIKVLFSLTTHYFKVEDGGERSVCVTFGFFFFVKAMAVLIVTENYLEFGLETGFTNFSDSAMQFLEKQGLESQGPVSKLTFKFFLAIFCSLIGAFLTFPGLRLAQMHLDALNLATEKITQTLLHINFLAPLFMVLLWVKPITKDYIMNPPLGKESVPLMTEATFDTLRLWLIILLCALRLAMMRSHLQAYLNLAQKCVDQMKKEAGRISTVELQKMVIIPGGFIQNLSLPCQWIIVHPPILFTLNYHLLMGR; encoded by the exons TTTGCGATGGTATCAACATCCTACAGAAGAAGAATTAAGAATTCTTGCAGGAAAGcagcaaaaagggaaaagcagGAAAGATAG GAAATATAATGGTCACATTGAAAGTAAGCCACTAACCATTCCAAAGGATATTGATCTCCATCTAGAAACAAAGTCAGTTACAGAAGTGGATACTTTAG CATTGCATTACTTTCCAGAATATCAGTGGCTGGTGGATTTCACAGTGGCTGCTACAGTTGTGTATCTAGTAACTGAAGTCTACTACAATTTTATGAAGCCCACACAGGAAATGAATATCAGCTTAGTCTGGTGCCTGCTTGTTTTGTCTTTTGCAAT CAAAGTTCTATTTTCATTAACTACACACTATTTTAAAGTAGAAGATGGTGGTGAAAGATCAGTCTGTGTtacctttggattttttttctttgtgaaagcAATGGCAGTCTTGATTGTAACAGAAAACTATCTGGAATTTGGACTCGAAACAG GGTTTACAAATTTTTCAGACAGTGCGATGCAGTTTCTCGAAAAGCAAGGTTTAGAATCTca gggTCCTGTTTCAAAACTTACTTTCAAATTTTTCCTGGCTATTTTCTGTTCGCTCATTGGGGCTTTTTTGACATTTCCTGGATTACGGCTGGCTCAAATGCATCTGGATGCCCTGAATTTGGCAACAGAAAAAATTACACA AACATTACTTCATATCAACTTCTTGGCACCTTTATTTATGGTTCTGCTCTGGGTAAAACCAATCACCAAAGACTACATTATGAACCCACCATTGGGTAAAGAAAGTGTCCCTTT AATGACAGAAGCTACATTCGATACTCTGCGACTCTGGTTAATAATCCTGCTGTGTGCTTTGCGGTTGGCCATGATGCGTAGTCACCTGCAAGCTTACTTAAACTTAGCCCAGAAATGTGTGGATCAGATGAAGAAAGAAGCAGGGCGAATAAGCACGGTTGAGCTTCagaaaatg GTAATCATTCCTGGGGGATTTATCCAGAATCTATCTCTACCTTGCCAGTGGATAATAGTCCACCCTCCAATTCTGTTTACTCTGAATTACCATCTGCTGATGGGAAGATGA